The Malus sylvestris chromosome 12, drMalSylv7.2, whole genome shotgun sequence genome contains a region encoding:
- the LOC126594498 gene encoding ankyrin repeat-containing protein ITN1-like codes for MEIRSHDEDEVYKASRTGSVESLNMLIEKDPDILWRISLHTSKTGTPLHVSALHDNAEFTKALCTNNPKLAKRVDADRRTPLHLASAEGHKEVVEALLSVYAGACSDFDENGRIPLHYAAMRGEVEVLQKLIDKNPESIYFKVENRSKETVLHLCIIHNQLECLKMLVERLLVERDDINGEFLNSKAGCDGSVTILKLALKLRQIKTIRYLLFVDAVRAEAVGVNGMSLTMLDILEYSSVAREDFSRSLEIQQILMDAGLIRRESNENDNPNSARRKKKLRKQVAPCWFLTKWMNWLGYPDDWGKDTRGMLMVVATVISTMTFQAVVNPPGGVWDHNDTNTTFGNITVCNETSVCKAGTAVLSYGNDPGNYFPAFIACNTLSFLNSLAVTLLLVSGFPLYNRLYTWFLTIFICFTLAFLAVTYLTLLFIIVPDHRLWISFIMYGLFYFYWIALLVIGGVYRFLNWVMKWSRPMYFKSTSSLKNIVTGSFSHNDPTRSEENEAPAVA; via the exons atgGAGATCAGATCGCACGATGAAGATGAAGTGTACAAGGCATCACGGACCGGGAGTGTAGAATCCTTAAACATGTTGATCGAAAAAGACCCAGACATTCTATGGAGAATATCCCTGCACACCAGCAAAACGGGAACCCCCTTGCATGTTTCGGCTTTGCACGACAACGCTGAGTTTACCAAAGCCCTTTGCACTAACAATCCCAAACTTGCAAAGAGGGTGGACGCCGATAGACGCACGCCCCTGCACTTGGCTTCTGCTGAGGGCCACAAGgaggttgttgaagctttgttatcTGTGTATGCTGGTGCGTGCTCggattttgatgaaaatggaAGAATCCCTCTTCACTATGCAGCCATGCGAGGAGAAGTTGAGGTGCTCCAGAAGTTGATTGATAAAAATCCTGAGTCCATTTATTTCAAAGTCGAAAACAGATCAAAAGAAACAGTTTTGCACTTGTGTATTATACATAACCAGTTAGAGTGCTTGAAAATGTTGGTTGAAAGGCTGCTGGTTGAAAGAGACGACATAAATGGTGAGTTCCTCAACTCAAAAGCTGGCTGTGATGGTAGTGTGACCATCCTGAAATTAGCTTTGAAGCTAAGGCAAATTAAG ACTATACGTTACCTGCTTTTCGTTGATGCTGTAAGAGCAGAAGCAGTTGGTGTGAATGGGATGTCTCTGACCATGTTAGATATCTTAGAGTACAGCAGCGTTGCCAGAGAGGACTTTAGCAGAAGCTTAGAAATTCAACAGATTTTGATGGACGCAGGATTAATTAGAAGAGAAAGTAACGAAAATGATAATCCTAACTCAGC aagaagaaaaaagaagcttCGCAAACAAGTAGCCCCATGCTGGTTCTTGACAAAATGGATGAATTGGTTGGGATATCCGGATGATTGGGGGAAGGACACACGTGGCATGCTGATGGTTGTGGCTACGGTGATCTCGACCATGACTTTTCAAGCCGTAGTCAACCCACCCGGTGGTGTTTGGGACCATAATGATACAAACACTACCTTTGGTAATATAACAGTTTGCAATGAAACGAGTGTATGTAAAGCTGGAACTGCAGTGTTAAGCTACGGCAATGATCCCGGCAATTACTTCCCCGCTTTCATAGCATGCAATACCTTATCGTTCCTTAATTCTTTGGCTGTCACCCTTTTGCTCGTCAGTGGATTTCCTCTCTACAATCGGTTGTACACGTGGTTCTTAACGATTTTCATATGCTTCACTCTCGCATTCTTGGCAGTCACCTACCTAACGCTGCTGTTCATAATCGTCCCTGATCATCGTCTTTGGATTTCATTCATCATGTACGGGCTATTCTATTTTTATTGGATTGCGTTGCTGGTCATAGGCGGTGTTTACCGGTTTCTTAATTGGGTGATGAAGTGGTCGCGGCCCATGTACTTTAAGTCGACATCTAGTCTCAAGAACATCGTTACTGGCTCTTTTTCACATAACGATCCAACGCGTTCTGAGGAGAATGAAGCGCCTGCAGTTGCGTGA